The DNA sequence GTGCATGCCGCAGTTGGTAGGTCATAGACAAAGAATTAGTAAGTTTGAAAATTGTGAAACCAAAGAAAATTATTGAATAAAGTGTGATACGCACCATATTCAAACCGTCAGATAGTCTAAAAAAATTAACAATTTGTAGATAAAAATAATTTGCCACCAAAGGAATAATTTTTATACTATGAAATTTATATAAGGAAAAGACAGGCATATATTTTTCCAACATCACTGGAAGAAGCAATTCGAAAAACGCAAACTAAAAAAAGCAAATTATTTTTGAGCAAAGCAGAAATAGCTTTATATTTGACAAAAATTTAATCGGTGGTTAGGGTTATTAGACAGACTGACGTTGGCAACAAGCAATAAAAAGCCGCGTTAAAAAGAAATATATACGCTGAATTATAAAATTTCGTATCTTTGAAAAAAAAATTAATATGGATTTACAATCAAGAAAAATAGAATTTGTACAAGAATTTCTTAAAGTCCAAAGCGAGGAAATAATTTCTCGACTTGAAAAAATATTAAGAGAAGAAAACAAAGCGACAGGTGAGCGAATATTTGAACCAATGACTCAAGATGAATTGAATAAACGAATTGACCAATCGGAATCAGATTTCCTGAACAACCGGTTTAAAAGTAGTTCTGAACTTTTAGGCAAATACGAATAATGGCTTTGAATATTATTTGGTCTGAATTTGCCGAAACTCAACTTGACGAAATTTATGACTATTACGAAAATAAAGCAAGTATAAAAGTTGCCAAGAAACTTGTGAGAGGGATTATTAACGAACCAAAAAAGTTAATAAAATCACCACTCATTGGACAAAAAGAAGAATTATTAAAACAAAGAGAAACTGAATATCGATATTTAATTTTCAAAAACTACAAACTGATTTATTCTATAGACAATCAAAACGGATATATAAAAATTGCCGATATTTTTGATACTCGACAAAATCCTCTAAAACTGAAACGAACGAAATAATGCCAGTTGCCAACACGCAATATATAAAATTGGGCAGAAAGTGCTAAAAATGAACGAGTTAACATTAAATATACAGTGTAGTAAATTGAAAAATTGGAGCGTTGTAATGCCCAACATTTTCATATTGCCACCGTCAAACTGTCTAAAAACTATTGAAAAAGCAAATTATTTTTGAGCAAAGCAGAAATGTCCTTATATTTGACAAAAATTTAATCGGTGGTTAGGGTTATTAGACAGACTGACGTTAGCTTTCATTGGGGGAACTATTCGAAAACAGAAATTAACAACAAAAAGAAGATAAAAGAAAATGATTTCCTAAATTTGTGTTTTAAATTAGATTAATGGGAAAATTAACAAAAATACAAGTCGAAGACAAATTTATCTCTATTGAAAAAAGAGATGAGGAAGATTATATTTGTCTGACTGATATGCTAAAAGCAAAAGATGGCAACTTTTTCATAACTGACTGGATGAGAAATCGCAATACGCTTGAATTTTTGAGCGTTTGGGAAAAAATCCACAACCCGAATTTTAATTATGGCGAATTCGCCACAATTAGAAATCAATCTGGATTAAACAGTTTTAAAGTAAGCGTAAAAGAATGGACAGAAAAGACAAATGCAATAGGTATTTTCTCGAAAGCTGGGAGATATGGAGGAACTTATGCACATAAAGACATTGCATTTGAATTTGGAACTTGGATAAGCCCAACTTTTAAACTTTACTTAATCACAGAATATCAACGACTAAAAGAAGTTGAAACAAACCAATATAATCTTGAATGGAACTTTAAGCGAATAATAAGTAAAGCAAATTATCATATTCACACAGATGCAGTTAAAAATCATATTTTACCGACAAAAAATTACAGAAAAGACAATGAATGGTTAATTTATGCAGAAGAAGCTGATTTGTTAAATGTAGTTTTGTTTAATTGCACCGCAAAAGATTGGCGAGAAGCAAATAAAGAATATGCTGAAAAAGGAATGAATATTAGAGATATAGCAAGTATAAATGAATTGGCGGTTTTATCTAATCTTGAAAGTTTAAACGCTGAATTTATAAAAGATGAAATAAGTAAAGAAAAACGATTTGATAAGTTATCAAAGGTCGCAACATATCAATTGACAATATTGAATGAAAAAAATTTTATGAAAGCTCTGAAAAAGTTAAATGATAAGGTTTATATTGATGAAAAGAATAAGCTGAAAGAATAACAACGAAAAGCTAACAAAGGCTACACGTAATTTGGGTAATGTGCTAATATTGAAGCTTATAGAACTAAATAAATTTAGTAGTAAATTGAAAATTAATCGTTTCAAAATCCCAAACTACGCATAGCCCAGTCGTTATGCAAAATTTAATTAAAGATGTCATACGTATTTGGATGGAAAACAGAGAGTAGTGTATTCATTTCATGTGATACAGCATTAACTTCATCTAAGAAGGAAGGAAACCTAAGATTTAGTAAAACATCTTTTGGTGAGAATCATATTTTCAATGAAGACATGAGAATTACTGAAGAAATGCTAAAGATTTTTCAACTATCGAATAATATTTTAATTGGATTTGCAGGCGATAATGATGTTGCTTTTGACACTGTCAATAATATTAAAATTCTCTTACAATTTAGAGAATCCAACATTGACAGCCTTATAGAGATTATTAAGCAATCAACTGAAAATTGTGTTCCAGAAGACAATGATTCTTCAATTGGATTAATAGTTGGTTTTAGTGATTCTAATAACAGCTATTTGTTAAGTTATAATTTTGACGGAACTCGAAGGATATTAGTTCATGATGATACTGTACAAATTGGTTCTATCTCAAATGAGTTCAAAATTTTAACTAAAAAGTTTATTGAAGCTTTTGTAAATCACCCATTACCAGATAGTGAACTTCTAATTACAATAAACTCAATAGTCCAAAGTTATGGAATTCATGATTATTTGATCAAACAAGGTGTTGGTGGTATAATAACAGGAGCAATGCTTAATGTTCATGGAATTTTATGGCAAAGGGATACAACTCATTTATTGTATAACTCTATTGACTTATCAAAAAAGGTAGTAAACAATACTGCTCCGCCTCCAAAAGTTGTGAATATTGACAATCTATCGCCTCAAGTCGTTAATATTATCATGAGAGATGGTGCAATCGTATCACAAGACATGTACGAACAAAAACGAATTTATGGTAACATATTTAACACACCTGATTTTGACTTATGGTATAAAAGACACTTAAATAACAATCCTGAAATTTTTAATAATAAAAAACCAAAATACTTTGTCTTCTATATGATTGACAGTTGGAATATCACAATTTTATGTGGAACTAATAAAATAAAGAATTCAAAATACTTCAATGTGTCGAACTGGGGCGGTGGTGAATTCTATATTACAATTTCTCAATTATTGATGGATAAATTATTGAAGAAAAAACAGAAATCAAAGGATGTTTTTAAATCTTTGACTATAAATAGAATACTAGATGAAGAACAATAAAAACTTTGCATAACACCTAAGCATATAAAAACCCATAATGCATGGGGCCACCTATGGTTTTTATGTGCGTTGTTGAGCCTGCCTGCCAAGGCTCGACAGGCGGGCGAAACCAAAAGTAAGTTGAAAGATTTGTGTTCCAAAAACCGCCAAAAGCCATATACTTAGTGCCTCTAAGAAAACTCTACAAAATTAAAAATGTTTCTTTTTGCGATATTTTTATCTTTATCAACTCACTGATGCTAAGGCATCGCCTCGTCTCAAAGAATAAAAATCTCACTTGCCTGACGCCAAAGGCAGGTAATACTAAACCGTCATCAAGTTAATTAAAAAGAATCTGGTATTATGCCGATGGATTAGTATGTTAAGAAAATTTATTTTCTGTTACATGATAACCTTTCGGTATAAAAAATCTTAGAAATCATAAAATTTGATAGTTTTCTTAGAGGCACTAAATTAAGAAAATCACTTATAAATAATGAATTAAGCGGTTGGTGCTTTAATCATTTTTATACTGTAAAATATGAAAAGTTTTATCCCAAGCAGAGAATTGTAAAAAATAATAGAAATATGATATATGTATGAAATAAATGAAGATACGGTGAATGAACCACATTTGTCAATCAAGCTAAAAGCTTGTAGGTGTGTAGTGTATAAGTGTGGAGTAAACATATTATTTAATTGAGAAACAAGGATACAACAATAATTGCTACTAATACTAATTTTTCTGATTTTGTTAATCAATAATTTAATAATATTGTACTTTTGAAAATTAAATTTTGTTAATGTGCTGTTATGAACTATAAATTAATTCTACTAATAATTCTTTTCTCTATTTTTTTTAATATTTCCCTATCTTTTTCACAAACCTATTATTTTGATAATTATGGTGTTAAAGACGGGCTTGCACAATCAACCGTTTATTCCGTAATTCAGGATTCAAAGGGGTATTTGTGGATAGGTACTAAAAGTGGTGTTTCAAAGTTTGATGGTAAAAATTTTATAAATTACACAACAGATGATGGTTTGGCTGAAAAAGGTGTATTTTCAATAATTCAGGATTCAATGGGTAATATTTGGTTTGGGCACTGGGGTGGTGGAATTACGAGATTTAACGGAAAAGTTTTTGAGGAATTATCCTTTAACAACAAACTTACAAAAGTAAAAAATAATCAAGTTACTTCTTTTCTTGAGGATGATGGGATTTTGTACGTTTCAACGGTATCGGGAGGGTTGTTGAAAATCTCAAATCCCTATATTCATGATATTTCAAAATTTGATTATTCATTATTTGGTGGGGAAAATGGTCTTAGTGATCGTGTTTTTTTTGTTTATAAACTTGCAGATGGAACACTTTGTTTTATTACAGATGTTGGAATAAAATATTATAATAAAAAAACTGAAACATTTGATTTTTACAAGATTGAGAACTTGCCCGAGTATTTTTCACTGACATGCATGCTTGAAGACAGAAAAAACAATTTATGGTTTGGTACTCACAATGGTGGCGTTTACAAATACAACAAAAAAACCAAGAAAGTTAAAATATTTGATATTAGAGATGGATTAGCACACAACTTTACTGTTGCATTAACCGAAGATAGCAGAGGAAATATTTGGGTAGCGAGTTGGGGAGGTGGAATTACAAAAATTTCTTCTAATGGAAAATTGAAAGTTTTTAATTCAGATAACGGACTTGAAGACAATAGAATAGCAAGCATAACAGAGGATAGAGAAGGGAATATTGTTTGTGGTTCTTATGAGCATGGTTTGTATGTATTTAAAGGAAGTCAGTTTATTTCTTACACAACAAAAGACGGATTAATAAATAATCAGGTTTGGGCTATAACTCAAGATGACTCAGGATACTATTGGTTTGGTACAAATGAAGGAATTACCAAATTTGATGATATAAATTCTAAGGCTAAATCTCAAATAAAATATTTTTCAAAAGACAATCAAAAATTCGGGAGCATTCACATCAGATTTATAAAACAAGATGTGAATAAAAATTTGTGGATAGGAACTGCTGATAATAGAGTGTGGAAATATAATTTTGAAACTGATTCTTTTAATTATATTTTATCAATTAACCGTTGGTTTCCGCGTAATTTCAATATGGTTACTGCAATGGAGATTGATAATAAAAATAATCTTTGGGTAGGAACTGCTGATGGATTAATATTTTATGATATTGACCAAGGAATAAGTAACAGAATAACTCAAATAAACGGTATTGCAGGAAATGATATTTCAGCACTTCATTGCACTTCAGACGGGATTCTTTGGGTCGGTTCAAGAGGGCGAGGACTTGCAACAATAAATAATACTGAATTTAGTCTTATTAATCTTGAAAAAAGCCTAACACCAACATCCATAACTTCTGATAAAAGTAATAATATTTGGATTGGAACAGAAGGGCAAGGAGTGTTTAGGCTCAATAAAGATAGCATTGTAAACTATAAAACAACAAACGGATTACTTTCAAATTTCATTTCTCTTGTTGATATTGATAATAAAAACAATATTTATATAGGAACAAATCTTGGTTTGAATAGATACAATATTGCACAGGATAAATTTTTCACTTATTCCAGAAAAAGTGGATTTACAGGAATTGAGATAAAAAATAATGCATCATTATTAGATGATAAAGGTAATATGTGGTTTGGGACAATTAATGGAGCAATAAAATTTGATTTGAAGGAGGAAAAAAATCTTTTA is a window from the Bacteroidota bacterium genome containing:
- a CDS encoding type II toxin-antitoxin system RelE/ParE family toxin — encoded protein: MALNIIWSEFAETQLDEIYDYYENKASIKVAKKLVRGIINEPKKLIKSPLIGQKEELLKQRETEYRYLIFKNYKLIYSIDNQNGYIKIADIFDTRQNPLKLKRTK
- a CDS encoding KilA-N domain-containing protein; translation: MGKLTKIQVEDKFISIEKRDEEDYICLTDMLKAKDGNFFITDWMRNRNTLEFLSVWEKIHNPNFNYGEFATIRNQSGLNSFKVSVKEWTEKTNAIGIFSKAGRYGGTYAHKDIAFEFGTWISPTFKLYLITEYQRLKEVETNQYNLEWNFKRIISKANYHIHTDAVKNHILPTKNYRKDNEWLIYAEEADLLNVVLFNCTAKDWREANKEYAEKGMNIRDIASINELAVLSNLESLNAEFIKDEISKEKRFDKLSKVATYQLTILNEKNFMKALKKLNDKVYIDEKNKLKE
- a CDS encoding adenylate/guanylate cyclase domain-containing protein, encoding MNYKLILLIILFSIFFNISLSFSQTYYFDNYGVKDGLAQSTVYSVIQDSKGYLWIGTKSGVSKFDGKNFINYTTDDGLAEKGVFSIIQDSMGNIWFGHWGGGITRFNGKVFEELSFNNKLTKVKNNQVTSFLEDDGILYVSTVSGGLLKISNPYIHDISKFDYSLFGGENGLSDRVFFVYKLADGTLCFITDVGIKYYNKKTETFDFYKIENLPEYFSLTCMLEDRKNNLWFGTHNGGVYKYNKKTKKVKIFDIRDGLAHNFTVALTEDSRGNIWVASWGGGITKISSNGKLKVFNSDNGLEDNRIASITEDREGNIVCGSYEHGLYVFKGSQFISYTTKDGLINNQVWAITQDDSGYYWFGTNEGITKFDDINSKAKSQIKYFSKDNQKFGSIHIRFIKQDVNKNLWIGTADNRVWKYNFETDSFNYILSINRWFPRNFNMVTAMEIDNKNNLWVGTADGLIFYDIDQGISNRITQINGIAGNDISALHCTSDGILWVGSRGRGLATINNTEFSLINLEKSLTPTSITSDKSNNIWIGTEGQGVFRLNKDSIVNYKTTNGLLSNFISLVDIDNKNNIYIGTNLGLNRYNIAQDKFFTYSRKSGFTGIEIKNNASLLDDKGNMWFGTINGAIKFDLKEEKNLLKEPIIFIEKITVNLIERKLKSGLVLNHNENSIRIDYKSISFSNPSEVKYKIILEGAEERWQPITKATHVNFSSLKPGRYAFKVIANNDNSKWSSKALTYKFWIKPPFYASWWFFIFVAVFISVIILLYVKIRTRNLIKEKKILEEKVSLRTKEVVSKKEQIEREKETSEELLLNILPIKVVEELKKTGKTEPESFDNVTILFSDIINFTEKSSALEPKVIIDELNELFTAFDDIMASQHCERLKTIGDAYLAVCGMPTHNEMHAENILKAGVKMLEYLRKRNRTAEIKWQIRIGIHSGKAVGGIVGVRKYIYDVFGDSINTASRMESHSEPMKINVSEATYNILKDKYRFIKREDKDVKGLGKIRMYFLKN